A single region of the Procambarus clarkii isolate CNS0578487 chromosome 94, FALCON_Pclarkii_2.0, whole genome shotgun sequence genome encodes:
- the LOC138360061 gene encoding SUMO-interacting motif-containing protein 1-like: MAEDYEGAVEEYEGVVKEYEGVVEDYEGVVKEYEGVVEEYEGVVEDYEGVVEDYEGVVEEYEGVVEEYEGVVKEYEGVVEDYEGVVEEYEGVVEEYEGVVEDYEGVVEDYEGVVEDYEGVVEEYEGVVEEYEGVVKEYEGVVEDYEDVVEEYEGVVEEYEGVVEDYEGVVEDYEGVVEDYEGVVEDYEGVVEESEGLAQE, from the coding sequence ATGGCTGAGGATTATGAGGGTGCTGTGGAGGAATATGAGGGTGTGGTAAAGGAATATGAGGGTGTTGTGGAGGATTATGAGGGTGTGGTAAAGGAATATGAGGGTGTTGTGGAGGAATATGAGGGTGTTGTGGAGGATTATGAGGGTGTTGTGGAGGATTATGAGGGTGTTGTGGAGGAATATGAGGGTGTTGTGGAGGAATATGAGGGTGTGGTAAAGGAATATGAGGGTGTTGTGGAGGATTATGAGGGTGTTGTGGAGGAATATGAGGGTGTTGTGGAGGAATATGAGGGTGTTGTGGAGGATTATGAGGGTGTTGTGGAGGATTATGAGGGTGTTGTGGAGGATTATGAGGGTGTTGTGGAGGAATATGAGGGTGTTGTGGAGGAATATGAGGGTGTGGTAAAGGAATATGAGGGTGTTGTGGAGGATTATGAGGATGTTGTGGAGGAATATGAGGGTGTTGTGGAGGAATATGAGGGTGTTGTGGAGGATTATGAGGGTGTTGTGGAGGATTATGAGGGTGTTGTGGAGGATTATGAGGGTGTTGTGGAGGATTATGAGGGTGTGGTGGAGGAATCTGAAGGTCTTGCACAGGAATAA